One stretch of Centroberyx gerrardi isolate f3 chromosome 13, fCenGer3.hap1.cur.20231027, whole genome shotgun sequence DNA includes these proteins:
- the arhgap21b gene encoding rho GTPase-activating protein 21 isoform X2, which translates to MMASPWVHSCGDDDERQPTRSSFCENDSPDWDDMADSPTGLYPGEEESFSWPGPKTVLLRRTSQGFGFTLRHFIVYPPESTVHFPFPEEDHGRRGRQRNRLEPMDTIFVKQVKEGGPAHGAGLCTGDRIVKVNGASIIGKTYSDVIALIQDSDAFLELCVMPKDEDILQLAYSQDAYLRGHSSYSGNACHIPNPPPICYPRVDCKPAGMAQATDTSSPAGQVCRGPAAPPDLGYRKEITVPPSLHPQSYPKSQTAVCMRNDSVRTVVVPPDTAHMGRMGPAHRIDYMDPVFVRGRPGSVAQYPVPRKADVYPAGPGMVPYGAPTPHYPGNHQNIDWRTYQTYREYIDNKGIHSHGSRTIQERLDSLRASSQNAFSTTHHIPRGGWGSKGIRRRSTSHDRSYHGPPPHFQVAPRSASQDRMSGSERMGHARNWPPRSVSQDGFTHKARARSTDYVDPAELVRPTDRRGGYGRADQGTRPSRQSIPRQAILYRPSAAYGSSMRGIANPALYTKGPESLQSRSSPLLSDRPSHLGKSMSAEPSLADQRAVVKGNHSGHTTQQGQNRGRAETMQLAEAALVGHRSSSCSAPQQRPKRPGILKPPQLEPQSQVNGRSPTEAGVILREKPPSGKNPSPLRHPSYILAVNDDGPDSTADVAACWLPNDARREMHMRRLGEQRQTSCSSNLDESLDSIPFIDEPASPSVDREATPIPASAVISVAPSITTVPPSPASPCPPIRRQLSHDQESLRNALLESENATKAERSKSYDEGLDNYREEGRGRSSSKHMPGLRGLRKALDGHRSSDDSGSRRDSSSDIFADSSKEGWLTFRQLSTDKNKRVGGGMRSWKQMYAVLRGPSLTLFKDKKDGVSHASLQSDEDPQPISVKACLIDISYSDTKRKNVLRLTTSDCEYLFQAEGRDDMLSWIRVIQENSNLDEENAAVTSQDLISRKIKEYNTMMSAPSSRSEPSPKTSRQSLSIKQAFLGGKAESKIYSPHSPKTGDERRALKDDSSPPRDRAAWKRSIPGIMRKPFEKKPPAGVTFGVRLDDCPPAQTNRFVPLIVEVCCKVVEERGLEYTGIYRVPGNNAAISNMQEELNSKGMNDIDIQEDKWRDLNVISSLLKSFFRKLPEPLFTNEKYADFIEANRTEDSVERLKELKRLILELPDHHYETLKFLSAHLKRVSENCEKNKMEPRNLAIVFGPTLVRTSEDNMTNMVNHMPDQCKIVENLIQQYDWFFTEEGDEDPVTTVEQESTVQSQPVPNIDHLLSNIGRTASSPGEVSDSACSDSSKSKGLWGSGKDQCSKEMLRSSFFVSRKRKKPKDKAHPSSSDDDLDAVFPKKELPEESQQQPPWSPDSQTEEERETDETNEKEKHRNSSEEQLDKTNGKESLSSSLSQSSPSLPPKHTSPTLHTASPYASPSHSPSLNYRMPMAHQSSLSDQPSNYDDTVSDLGTMNSTSSQASVPRVRHGRTMALGPEAGPSGLGAEVCSITSDYSTTSSMTFLTGAELSTLSPEVQSVAESRGGDDADDERSELISEGRPMETDSESDLSVFVVGKDAGAVEQCCQPELQEALRPLPSHRLIECDTLSRKKAARQKTDSESSLDGARSDKDSNRLSRALGSVKGRSTGSLSSSSRSESEKAEPAWRLKITDRLKFRLRTSVDDMFGVGTQRSRSPEGRSKKKNIRRRHTMGGQRDFAELSVLGDWQQQGGIGSRTELSAVDRLKPKCSSQDFSIGDWIARERHRTSNPEVSLDFSEHQGALCSADRQNLGASSSSELLPQRPAELLNGDVPQSKNLSLSATAHPHKLSGAQVVHSRFYQYL; encoded by the exons gGAGACAGCGCAATAGGCTAGAGCCAATGGACACCATCTTTGTGAAGCAAGTGAAGGAAGGTGGCCCTGCCCATGGAGCTGGACTCTGCACAG GTGACCGAATAGTGAAGGTGAACGGAGCAAGTATCATCGGGAAAACCTATTCTGATGTTATAGCCTTGATCCAAGATAG TGACGCCTTTCTTGAACTCTGTGTGATGCCAAAAGATGAGGATATACTGCAGCTG GCCTACTCCCAGGATGCCTACCTCCGTGGTCACAGCTCCTACAGTGGAAACGCCTGTCACATTCCTAATCCACCCCCTATATGCTACCCCAGAGTAGACTGTAAGCCTGCGGGCATGGCCCAGGCGACAGACACTTCCTCCCCAGCAGGGCAGGTCTGCCGGGGGCCAGCGGCACCTCCTGACCTCGGGTACCGCAAGGAGATCACCGTGCCCCCATCCCTGCATCCCCAGTCATACCCGAAAAGCCAGACGGCAGTGTGCATGCGCAACGACAGTGTGAGGACTGTGGTGGTTCCCCCTGATACAGCCCATATGGGGCGCATGGGCCCAGCGCATAGAATAGATTACATGGACCCTGTCTTTGTCAGGGGGAGGCCCGGGTCAGTAGCCCAATATCCTGTCCCACGGAAGGCTGATGTCTACCCCGCTGGTCCAGGGATGGTACCTTATGGAGCTCCGACACCTCACTACCCAGGCAACCATCAAAACATTGACTGGCGCACCTACCAAACCTATCGGGAGTACATTGACAACAAAGGAATCCATTCCCATGGTAGCCGGACTATCCAGGAGAGGCTGGACAGCCTGCGAGCTTCCAGTCAGAACGCCTTCAGCACCACCCACCACATTCCCCGGGGAGGCTGGGGCTCTAAGGGGATCCGACGCAGGAGCACCTCCCACGACCGCTCCTACCACGGACCTCCACCCCACTTTCAGGTCGCCCCACGCAGCGCATCACAGGACCGCATGAGTGGGTCGGAGAGGATGGGCCATGCCAGGAACTGGCCCCCCCGCAGCGTGTCTCAAGACGGCTTTACGCACAAAGCCCGGGCACGCTCCACAGACTATGTTGACCCTGCAGAGCTGGTACGACccacagacaggagaggagggtacGGGAGGGCAGACCAAGGTACTAGGCCCAGCAGACAGTCTATCCCTAGACAGGCCATTCTCTACAGGCCTTCTGCTGCATACGGCAGCAGCATGAGGGGGATAGCTAACCCTGCTCTCTACACTAAAGGACCAGAGTCTCTCCAGTCCCGCTCCTCACCCCTGCTCTCAGACAGACCCTCTCATTTGGGGAAGAGCATGAGTGCTGAACCTTCCCTTGCTGACCAAAGAGCTGTAGTCAAAGGTAACCATTCAGGCCACACTACCCAACAAGGCCAGAACAGAGGGCGGGCTGAAACCATGCAGCTTGCTGAGGCAGCATTGGTTGGGCACAGGTCCTCTTCCTGCTCCGCCCCCCAACAGAGACCCAAGAGGCCTGGTATCCTCAAACCCCCCCAGCTAGAACCTCAGAGCCAGGTGAATGGACGGAGCCCTACAGAGGCCGGGGTAATTCTGAGGGAGAAGCCTCCCTCTGGGAAGAACCCCAGCCCCCTGCGGCACCCCTCCTACATCCTGGCTGTGAATGACGACGGACCAGATTCCACGGCGGATGTGGCAGCATGCTGGCTTCCCAATGATGCACGTCGGGAGATGCACATGCGCCGCCTTGGGGAACAACGTCAGACCTCCTGCTCCAGCAACCTGGATGAGTCTCTGGACTCCATTCCATTCATTG ATGAGCCAGCCAGCCCCAGCGTTGACCGCGAGGCCACTCCTATTCCAGCCTCCGCTGTGATATCTGTTGCTCCATCCATAACTACAGTTCCTCCCAGTCCAGCCTCCCCATGCCCTCCCATTCGTCGTCAGCTGTCACATGACCAAG AGTCACTCAGAAATGCTTTGCTGGAGTCTGAGAACGCCACCAAAGCAGAGCGGTCCAAATCCTACGACGAGGGTCTGGACAACTAccgggaggaggggagagg GCGGTCTTCCAGTAAGCACATGCCCGGTCTGAGGGGCCTCAGAAAG GCTCTGGACGGACATAGATCTTCTGATGATTCTGGATCTAGAAGGGATTCCTCTTCAGATATCTTCGCTGATTCTTCCAAAGAAGGCTGGCTCACCTTTCGACAGCTTAGCACGGATAAAAATAAG CGTGTTGGTGGAGGAATGCGATCATGGAAGCAGATGTACGCTGTTTTACGAggcccctccctcaccctcttcAAAGACAAGAAGGATGGGGTGTCCCATGCCTCCTTGCAGTCTGACGAGGACCCCCAGCCAATCAGTGTCAAGGCCTGTCTGATTGACATCTCCTACAGCGACACAAAACGCAAGAATGTGCTGCGGCTAACCACATCAGACTGCGAGTACTTGTTCCAGGCAGAAGGGAGGGATGACATGCTGTCCTGGATCAGAGTCATTCAGGAGAACAGCAACCTGGATGAGGAG AATGCTGCTGTAACAAGCCAGGATTTGATCAGTAGAAAGATCAAAGAATACAACACCATGATGAG TGCGCCCAGCAGCAGGTCTGAACCTTCCCCCAAAACCTCCCGCCAGTCTCTCAGTATCAAGCAAGCCTTCCTGGGAGGTAAAGCAGAGAGCAAGATATATAGCCCGCATTCACCCAAAACGGGAGATGAGCGTAGGGCCCTGAAAG ATGACTCCAGCCCGCCACGGGACAGAGCTGCTTGGAAAAGAAGCATTCCAGGAATCATGAGGAAGCCCTTTGAGAAGAAGCCTCCTGCTGGGGTCACATTCGGGGTGCGGCTGGACGACTGTCCACCTGCACAGACCAATAGG TTTGTTCCTCTGATCGTGGAGGTGTGCTGTaaggtggtggaggagagaggtctGGAGTACACGGGGATCTACAGGGTTCCAGGGAACAACGCCGCCATCTCCAACATGCAGGAGGAGCTTAACAGCAAAGGGATGAATGACATCGACATCCAGGAAGAc AAATGGCGGGACCTCAATGTCATCAGTAGTTTACTGAAATCCTTTTTCCGGAAGCTTCCAGAACCTCTTTTTACAAATG AAAAGTATGCAGATTTCATCGAAGCCAACAGAACAGAAGACTCGGTGGAGAGATTAAAGGAGCTCAAGAGACTG ATCCTTGAATTGCCTGATCATCACTATGAAACTCTGAAATTCCTTTCTGCTCACCTTAAGAGGGTTTCTGAAAACTGTGAAAAGAACAAG ATGGAGCCTCGAAACCTGGCCATCGTGTTTGGTCCGACCCTGGTCCGAACCTCTGAGGACAACATGACCAACATGGTCAACCACATGCCGGACCAGTGCAAGATAGTTGAGAACCTCATCCAGCAGTACGACTGGTTCTTCACCGAGGAGGGTGATGAGGACCCTGTC ACTACAGTTGAGCAGGAAAGCACAGTGCAGTCTCAGCCTGTGCCCAACATCGACCACCTGCTTTCCAACATTGGACGGACCGCATCCTCGCCAGGTGAAGTCTCAG ATTCAGCATGTAGTGACTCCTCCAAATCAAAG GGCTTGTGGGGGTCTGGGAAGGACCAGTGTAGCAAAGAGATGCTGCGCTCCTCCTTTTTCGTCAGCCGCAAGCGTAAGAAGCCCAAGGACAAGGCTCATCCCAGCAGCTCGGATGACGACCTGGACGCTGTGTTCCCAAAGAAGGAGCTCCCGGAGGAGAGCCAGCAGCAGCCTCCCTGGTCCCCAGACAGCCAGaccgaggaggagagggagacagacgaaaccaatgagaaagagaagcaTAGGAACAGCTCCGAGGAACAGCTTGACAAAACCAATGGCAAAGAGTCTCTCTCTAGCAGCCTGTCGCagtcctctccctccctgcctcccaaACACACTTCCCCCACCCTCCACACTGCCTCCCCTTATGCCTCGCCCTCCCACTCCCCAAGCCTCAATTACCGCATGCCAATGGCACACCAGTCCTCTCTGTCCGACCAACCCTCCAACTACGATGATACAGTGTCGGACCTCGGCACGATGAACAGCACCAGCTCTCAGGCTTCAGTGCCCAGAGTAAGGCATGGCAGGACGATGGCTCTGGGACCAGAAGCCGGCCCCAGTGGGCTGGGAGCAGAGGTTTGCTCCATCACTTCCGACTACTCCACCACATCCTCCATGACTTTCCTGACTGGAGCTGAGCTGAGCACGCTCAGTCCGGAAGTGCAATCTGTGGCTGAAAGCAGGGGTGGAGACGATGCAGATGACGAGCGGAGTGAGCTCATCAGTGAAGGAAGGCCGATGGAGACGGACAGTGAGAGTGACCTGTCGGTGTTTGTTGTAGGGAAAGACGCAGGAGCAGTGGAGCAGTGCTGCCAGCCAGAACTGCAGGAGGCTCTCcgacccctcccctcccacagaCTCATTGAATGTGACACCCTCTCCAGAAAGAAAGCTGCgcgacagaagacagacagcgagTCCTCACTGGATGGAGCGCGCAGTGACAAAGATTCCAATAGGCTGTCGCGTGCATTGGGGTCGGTCAAGGGCCGTTCCACCGGTAGCCTCAGCTCCTCATCCCGCAGCGAGTCGGAGAAGGCAGAGCCCGCGTGGAGGCTGAAGATCACAGACCGACTGAAGTTCCGTCTGCGGACGTCGGTGGATGACATGTTCGGCGTGGGCACCCAGAGGAGCCGGTCCCCAGAGGGCCGTAGTAAGAAGAAGAATATCCGGCGCAGACACACTATGGGCGGTCAGAGGGACTTTGCTGAGCTGTCTGTTCTGGGAGACTGGCAGCAGCAGGGCGGCATTGGCTCGCGGACAGAGCTGTCAGCTGTGGACCGGCTGAAGCCCAAGTGCAGCTCTCAGGACTTCTCCATTGGGGACTGGATCGCCCGTGAGCGCCACCGCACCAGCAACCCCGAGGTCAGCCTGGACTTCTCTGAACACCAGGGGGCGCTGTGCAGCGCAGACCGCCAGAACCTCGGGGCGTCTTCCTCTTCGGAGCTCCTCCCACAACGTCCAGCTGAGCTGTTGAACGGGGACGTCCCCCAGAGTAAAAACCTGAGCCTTTCGGCCACCGCTCACCCACATAAACTCTCCGGTGCCCAGGTGGTCCACTCGCGCTTCTATCAGTACCTGTGA
- the arhgap21b gene encoding rho GTPase-activating protein 21 isoform X1: MMASPWVHSCGDDDERQPTRSSFCENDSPDWDDMADSPTGLYPGEEESFSWPGPKTVLLRRTSQGFGFTLRHFIVYPPESTVHFPFPEEDHGRRGRQRNRLEPMDTIFVKQVKEGGPAHGAGLCTGDRIVKVNGASIIGKTYSDVIALIQDSDAFLELCVMPKDEDILQLAYSQDAYLRGHSSYSGNACHIPNPPPICYPRVDCKPAGMAQATDTSSPAGQVCRGPAAPPDLGYRKEITVPPSLHPQSYPKSQTAVCMRNDSVRTVVVPPDTAHMGRMGPAHRIDYMDPVFVRGRPGSVAQYPVPRKADVYPAGPGMVPYGAPTPHYPGNHQNIDWRTYQTYREYIDNKGIHSHGSRTIQERLDSLRASSQNAFSTTHHIPRGGWGSKGIRRRSTSHDRSYHGPPPHFQVAPRSASQDRMSGSERMGHARNWPPRSVSQDGFTHKARARSTDYVDPAELVRPTDRRGGYGRADQGTRPSRQSIPRQAILYRPSAAYGSSMRGIANPALYTKGPESLQSRSSPLLSDRPSHLGKSMSAEPSLADQRAVVKGNHSGHTTQQGQNRGRAETMQLAEAALVGHRSSSCSAPQQRPKRPGILKPPQLEPQSQVNGRSPTEAGVILREKPPSGKNPSPLRHPSYILAVNDDGPDSTADVAACWLPNDARREMHMRRLGEQRQTSCSSNLDESLDSIPFIDEPASPSVDREATPIPASAVISVAPSITTVPPSPASPCPPIRRQLSHDQESLRNALLESENATKAERSKSYDEGLDNYREEGRGRSSSKHMPGLRGLRKALDGHRSSDDSGSRRDSSSDIFADSSKEGWLTFRQLSTDKNKRVGGGMRSWKQMYAVLRGPSLTLFKDKKDGVSHASLQSDEDPQPISVKACLIDISYSDTKRKNVLRLTTSDCEYLFQAEGRDDMLSWIRVIQENSNLDEENAAVTSQDLISRKIKEYNTMMSAPSSRSEPSPKTSRQSLSIKQAFLGGKAESKIYSPHSPKTGDERRALKDDSSPPRDRAAWKRSIPGIMRKPFEKKPPAGVTFGVRLDDCPPAQTNRFVPLIVEVCCKVVEERGLEYTGIYRVPGNNAAISNMQEELNSKGMNDIDIQEDKWRDLNVISSLLKSFFRKLPEPLFTNEKYADFIEANRTEDSVERLKELKRLILELPDHHYETLKFLSAHLKRVSENCEKNKMEPRNLAIVFGPTLVRTSEDNMTNMVNHMPDQCKIVENLIQQYDWFFTEEGDEDPVTTVEQESTVQSQPVPNIDHLLSNIGRTASSPGEVSDSACSDSSKSKQGLWGSGKDQCSKEMLRSSFFVSRKRKKPKDKAHPSSSDDDLDAVFPKKELPEESQQQPPWSPDSQTEEERETDETNEKEKHRNSSEEQLDKTNGKESLSSSLSQSSPSLPPKHTSPTLHTASPYASPSHSPSLNYRMPMAHQSSLSDQPSNYDDTVSDLGTMNSTSSQASVPRVRHGRTMALGPEAGPSGLGAEVCSITSDYSTTSSMTFLTGAELSTLSPEVQSVAESRGGDDADDERSELISEGRPMETDSESDLSVFVVGKDAGAVEQCCQPELQEALRPLPSHRLIECDTLSRKKAARQKTDSESSLDGARSDKDSNRLSRALGSVKGRSTGSLSSSSRSESEKAEPAWRLKITDRLKFRLRTSVDDMFGVGTQRSRSPEGRSKKKNIRRRHTMGGQRDFAELSVLGDWQQQGGIGSRTELSAVDRLKPKCSSQDFSIGDWIARERHRTSNPEVSLDFSEHQGALCSADRQNLGASSSSELLPQRPAELLNGDVPQSKNLSLSATAHPHKLSGAQVVHSRFYQYL; the protein is encoded by the exons gGAGACAGCGCAATAGGCTAGAGCCAATGGACACCATCTTTGTGAAGCAAGTGAAGGAAGGTGGCCCTGCCCATGGAGCTGGACTCTGCACAG GTGACCGAATAGTGAAGGTGAACGGAGCAAGTATCATCGGGAAAACCTATTCTGATGTTATAGCCTTGATCCAAGATAG TGACGCCTTTCTTGAACTCTGTGTGATGCCAAAAGATGAGGATATACTGCAGCTG GCCTACTCCCAGGATGCCTACCTCCGTGGTCACAGCTCCTACAGTGGAAACGCCTGTCACATTCCTAATCCACCCCCTATATGCTACCCCAGAGTAGACTGTAAGCCTGCGGGCATGGCCCAGGCGACAGACACTTCCTCCCCAGCAGGGCAGGTCTGCCGGGGGCCAGCGGCACCTCCTGACCTCGGGTACCGCAAGGAGATCACCGTGCCCCCATCCCTGCATCCCCAGTCATACCCGAAAAGCCAGACGGCAGTGTGCATGCGCAACGACAGTGTGAGGACTGTGGTGGTTCCCCCTGATACAGCCCATATGGGGCGCATGGGCCCAGCGCATAGAATAGATTACATGGACCCTGTCTTTGTCAGGGGGAGGCCCGGGTCAGTAGCCCAATATCCTGTCCCACGGAAGGCTGATGTCTACCCCGCTGGTCCAGGGATGGTACCTTATGGAGCTCCGACACCTCACTACCCAGGCAACCATCAAAACATTGACTGGCGCACCTACCAAACCTATCGGGAGTACATTGACAACAAAGGAATCCATTCCCATGGTAGCCGGACTATCCAGGAGAGGCTGGACAGCCTGCGAGCTTCCAGTCAGAACGCCTTCAGCACCACCCACCACATTCCCCGGGGAGGCTGGGGCTCTAAGGGGATCCGACGCAGGAGCACCTCCCACGACCGCTCCTACCACGGACCTCCACCCCACTTTCAGGTCGCCCCACGCAGCGCATCACAGGACCGCATGAGTGGGTCGGAGAGGATGGGCCATGCCAGGAACTGGCCCCCCCGCAGCGTGTCTCAAGACGGCTTTACGCACAAAGCCCGGGCACGCTCCACAGACTATGTTGACCCTGCAGAGCTGGTACGACccacagacaggagaggagggtacGGGAGGGCAGACCAAGGTACTAGGCCCAGCAGACAGTCTATCCCTAGACAGGCCATTCTCTACAGGCCTTCTGCTGCATACGGCAGCAGCATGAGGGGGATAGCTAACCCTGCTCTCTACACTAAAGGACCAGAGTCTCTCCAGTCCCGCTCCTCACCCCTGCTCTCAGACAGACCCTCTCATTTGGGGAAGAGCATGAGTGCTGAACCTTCCCTTGCTGACCAAAGAGCTGTAGTCAAAGGTAACCATTCAGGCCACACTACCCAACAAGGCCAGAACAGAGGGCGGGCTGAAACCATGCAGCTTGCTGAGGCAGCATTGGTTGGGCACAGGTCCTCTTCCTGCTCCGCCCCCCAACAGAGACCCAAGAGGCCTGGTATCCTCAAACCCCCCCAGCTAGAACCTCAGAGCCAGGTGAATGGACGGAGCCCTACAGAGGCCGGGGTAATTCTGAGGGAGAAGCCTCCCTCTGGGAAGAACCCCAGCCCCCTGCGGCACCCCTCCTACATCCTGGCTGTGAATGACGACGGACCAGATTCCACGGCGGATGTGGCAGCATGCTGGCTTCCCAATGATGCACGTCGGGAGATGCACATGCGCCGCCTTGGGGAACAACGTCAGACCTCCTGCTCCAGCAACCTGGATGAGTCTCTGGACTCCATTCCATTCATTG ATGAGCCAGCCAGCCCCAGCGTTGACCGCGAGGCCACTCCTATTCCAGCCTCCGCTGTGATATCTGTTGCTCCATCCATAACTACAGTTCCTCCCAGTCCAGCCTCCCCATGCCCTCCCATTCGTCGTCAGCTGTCACATGACCAAG AGTCACTCAGAAATGCTTTGCTGGAGTCTGAGAACGCCACCAAAGCAGAGCGGTCCAAATCCTACGACGAGGGTCTGGACAACTAccgggaggaggggagagg GCGGTCTTCCAGTAAGCACATGCCCGGTCTGAGGGGCCTCAGAAAG GCTCTGGACGGACATAGATCTTCTGATGATTCTGGATCTAGAAGGGATTCCTCTTCAGATATCTTCGCTGATTCTTCCAAAGAAGGCTGGCTCACCTTTCGACAGCTTAGCACGGATAAAAATAAG CGTGTTGGTGGAGGAATGCGATCATGGAAGCAGATGTACGCTGTTTTACGAggcccctccctcaccctcttcAAAGACAAGAAGGATGGGGTGTCCCATGCCTCCTTGCAGTCTGACGAGGACCCCCAGCCAATCAGTGTCAAGGCCTGTCTGATTGACATCTCCTACAGCGACACAAAACGCAAGAATGTGCTGCGGCTAACCACATCAGACTGCGAGTACTTGTTCCAGGCAGAAGGGAGGGATGACATGCTGTCCTGGATCAGAGTCATTCAGGAGAACAGCAACCTGGATGAGGAG AATGCTGCTGTAACAAGCCAGGATTTGATCAGTAGAAAGATCAAAGAATACAACACCATGATGAG TGCGCCCAGCAGCAGGTCTGAACCTTCCCCCAAAACCTCCCGCCAGTCTCTCAGTATCAAGCAAGCCTTCCTGGGAGGTAAAGCAGAGAGCAAGATATATAGCCCGCATTCACCCAAAACGGGAGATGAGCGTAGGGCCCTGAAAG ATGACTCCAGCCCGCCACGGGACAGAGCTGCTTGGAAAAGAAGCATTCCAGGAATCATGAGGAAGCCCTTTGAGAAGAAGCCTCCTGCTGGGGTCACATTCGGGGTGCGGCTGGACGACTGTCCACCTGCACAGACCAATAGG TTTGTTCCTCTGATCGTGGAGGTGTGCTGTaaggtggtggaggagagaggtctGGAGTACACGGGGATCTACAGGGTTCCAGGGAACAACGCCGCCATCTCCAACATGCAGGAGGAGCTTAACAGCAAAGGGATGAATGACATCGACATCCAGGAAGAc AAATGGCGGGACCTCAATGTCATCAGTAGTTTACTGAAATCCTTTTTCCGGAAGCTTCCAGAACCTCTTTTTACAAATG AAAAGTATGCAGATTTCATCGAAGCCAACAGAACAGAAGACTCGGTGGAGAGATTAAAGGAGCTCAAGAGACTG ATCCTTGAATTGCCTGATCATCACTATGAAACTCTGAAATTCCTTTCTGCTCACCTTAAGAGGGTTTCTGAAAACTGTGAAAAGAACAAG ATGGAGCCTCGAAACCTGGCCATCGTGTTTGGTCCGACCCTGGTCCGAACCTCTGAGGACAACATGACCAACATGGTCAACCACATGCCGGACCAGTGCAAGATAGTTGAGAACCTCATCCAGCAGTACGACTGGTTCTTCACCGAGGAGGGTGATGAGGACCCTGTC ACTACAGTTGAGCAGGAAAGCACAGTGCAGTCTCAGCCTGTGCCCAACATCGACCACCTGCTTTCCAACATTGGACGGACCGCATCCTCGCCAGGTGAAGTCTCAG ATTCAGCATGTAGTGACTCCTCCAAATCAAAG CAGGGCTTGTGGGGGTCTGGGAAGGACCAGTGTAGCAAAGAGATGCTGCGCTCCTCCTTTTTCGTCAGCCGCAAGCGTAAGAAGCCCAAGGACAAGGCTCATCCCAGCAGCTCGGATGACGACCTGGACGCTGTGTTCCCAAAGAAGGAGCTCCCGGAGGAGAGCCAGCAGCAGCCTCCCTGGTCCCCAGACAGCCAGaccgaggaggagagggagacagacgaaaccaatgagaaagagaagcaTAGGAACAGCTCCGAGGAACAGCTTGACAAAACCAATGGCAAAGAGTCTCTCTCTAGCAGCCTGTCGCagtcctctccctccctgcctcccaaACACACTTCCCCCACCCTCCACACTGCCTCCCCTTATGCCTCGCCCTCCCACTCCCCAAGCCTCAATTACCGCATGCCAATGGCACACCAGTCCTCTCTGTCCGACCAACCCTCCAACTACGATGATACAGTGTCGGACCTCGGCACGATGAACAGCACCAGCTCTCAGGCTTCAGTGCCCAGAGTAAGGCATGGCAGGACGATGGCTCTGGGACCAGAAGCCGGCCCCAGTGGGCTGGGAGCAGAGGTTTGCTCCATCACTTCCGACTACTCCACCACATCCTCCATGACTTTCCTGACTGGAGCTGAGCTGAGCACGCTCAGTCCGGAAGTGCAATCTGTGGCTGAAAGCAGGGGTGGAGACGATGCAGATGACGAGCGGAGTGAGCTCATCAGTGAAGGAAGGCCGATGGAGACGGACAGTGAGAGTGACCTGTCGGTGTTTGTTGTAGGGAAAGACGCAGGAGCAGTGGAGCAGTGCTGCCAGCCAGAACTGCAGGAGGCTCTCcgacccctcccctcccacagaCTCATTGAATGTGACACCCTCTCCAGAAAGAAAGCTGCgcgacagaagacagacagcgagTCCTCACTGGATGGAGCGCGCAGTGACAAAGATTCCAATAGGCTGTCGCGTGCATTGGGGTCGGTCAAGGGCCGTTCCACCGGTAGCCTCAGCTCCTCATCCCGCAGCGAGTCGGAGAAGGCAGAGCCCGCGTGGAGGCTGAAGATCACAGACCGACTGAAGTTCCGTCTGCGGACGTCGGTGGATGACATGTTCGGCGTGGGCACCCAGAGGAGCCGGTCCCCAGAGGGCCGTAGTAAGAAGAAGAATATCCGGCGCAGACACACTATGGGCGGTCAGAGGGACTTTGCTGAGCTGTCTGTTCTGGGAGACTGGCAGCAGCAGGGCGGCATTGGCTCGCGGACAGAGCTGTCAGCTGTGGACCGGCTGAAGCCCAAGTGCAGCTCTCAGGACTTCTCCATTGGGGACTGGATCGCCCGTGAGCGCCACCGCACCAGCAACCCCGAGGTCAGCCTGGACTTCTCTGAACACCAGGGGGCGCTGTGCAGCGCAGACCGCCAGAACCTCGGGGCGTCTTCCTCTTCGGAGCTCCTCCCACAACGTCCAGCTGAGCTGTTGAACGGGGACGTCCCCCAGAGTAAAAACCTGAGCCTTTCGGCCACCGCTCACCCACATAAACTCTCCGGTGCCCAGGTGGTCCACTCGCGCTTCTATCAGTACCTGTGA